A genome region from Labilibaculum antarcticum includes the following:
- a CDS encoding PEP/pyruvate-binding domain-containing protein: MEEVSISKIYKRKKNDRDIFQELMPFKVKEILLIATYYDAYTIVREGQFSDKIVGEYLQLNLYAAPRFTSVSTNDEALEALKNRTYDVVILMAGLDKESPLKLSQEIKLDHPEIPVLVLVNNNSDLAYFDRAADKIKNNIDRVFVWNGSTKIFMAMTKYVEDRMNLETDTKSGDVRVILLVEDSVKYYSRYLPLLYTSVMTQTQKVISDEGDIDEMHKILKMRARPKVILVSTYEDAVEVIDNYLENLLCVISDVRFSKDGKLDDDSGVDLIKYVQEKNMKIPCLMQSHDTDNAIRAMQVDADFINKNSDTLALDIYNFIYTKLGFGDFVFRNQSGTKVAMAKSMEEFEEKLKYVPDESLLFHSKRNGISTWLMARGEINIAKKLRRYQIEDFKSVKELRKFCLDVFESSRIKQLRGRIIKFRPNIVNSNHYIVRLGQGSLGGKGRGLAFLCNFIENIYFTKLIKDINISIPKTAIIGVDEYDNFIEKNNLYDKIYIDKNYKKVRNLFAKGELSDKLRRRLRQYLEEMTCPIAVRSSGLFEDSLMQPFAGVYATYLLPNNHPDIEERFRQLVTAVKLIYASIFTPEAQSYFSAVDYKIEEEKMAVIIQEVVGQETNGRYYPNISGVAQSYNYYPFSYMKPEDGFAVIAIGLGKYVVGGEKTHRFCPEHPKLQLASIEDQMKDSQKYFYGIDMHKDVFDLVKDGEDAITTKYQLADAEKDGNLLHCASVYDYQNDRLEPDLNLRGPRVVNFANILKYNQVPVAHALSVLLNIFKQAMGAPIEIEFAVDLSKGKNNFPTFQLLQIKPLIRQEMSIDIDMSKVDKNKLVLLASKGMGNGKVDHVRDIVYMDIDKFDRTKTEEMALEIEKLNQKMKEQDRQYVLIGPGRWGTKDKFTGIPVLWSQISNAKVIVEQGLEDFPLDASLGSHFFHNVTSMNVGYFSVRNNTEQSFVNLDILSKQKVVEQIHYFKHVRFKEPLEILMDGKKQKSVISFK, translated from the coding sequence ATGGAAGAAGTTTCAATTTCCAAAATATACAAACGGAAAAAGAATGATAGGGATATTTTTCAGGAATTGATGCCTTTTAAAGTGAAGGAAATTCTTTTGATCGCAACCTATTATGATGCTTATACAATTGTTCGGGAAGGACAATTCTCAGATAAAATTGTAGGAGAGTATTTGCAATTAAATTTATATGCAGCTCCGCGATTTACGAGTGTCTCCACCAACGATGAAGCATTGGAAGCCTTAAAAAACAGGACTTACGATGTGGTCATCTTAATGGCAGGCTTGGATAAGGAATCTCCGCTGAAATTAAGTCAGGAAATTAAATTGGATCATCCCGAAATTCCTGTTTTGGTTTTGGTGAACAACAATAGCGATTTGGCTTATTTTGACAGAGCTGCTGACAAGATAAAGAACAATATTGACAGAGTTTTTGTCTGGAATGGCTCAACCAAGATTTTTATGGCCATGACCAAGTATGTTGAGGATCGAATGAATTTGGAAACCGATACCAAAAGTGGAGATGTAAGAGTCATTTTGTTGGTTGAGGATTCGGTAAAATATTATTCCAGATATCTGCCATTGTTGTATACATCAGTAATGACCCAAACCCAAAAAGTAATATCGGATGAAGGTGATATTGATGAAATGCATAAGATTTTGAAAATGCGGGCCAGACCAAAAGTTATTTTGGTGAGCACGTATGAGGATGCAGTTGAAGTTATAGATAATTACTTGGAAAACCTGTTGTGTGTAATTTCTGATGTTCGTTTTTCAAAAGATGGCAAATTAGATGATGATTCGGGGGTAGATCTGATTAAATATGTGCAGGAAAAAAACATGAAGATTCCATGTTTAATGCAATCGCATGATACAGATAATGCGATTCGTGCCATGCAGGTTGATGCTGATTTTATTAATAAAAACAGTGACACACTGGCTTTAGATATCTACAATTTTATTTATACAAAACTCGGTTTTGGTGATTTTGTTTTTCGAAACCAAAGTGGAACTAAGGTTGCTATGGCAAAGTCCATGGAAGAATTTGAAGAAAAACTTAAATACGTTCCTGATGAATCACTACTTTTTCATTCAAAAAGAAATGGAATTTCGACCTGGTTAATGGCACGTGGAGAAATTAATATTGCCAAAAAGCTAAGAAGATATCAGATTGAGGATTTTAAATCAGTAAAAGAATTACGTAAATTTTGTTTGGATGTATTTGAATCTTCACGCATAAAACAGTTACGTGGGCGTATTATTAAATTCAGACCCAATATTGTAAATTCGAACCACTACATTGTGCGTTTGGGACAAGGCTCTTTAGGAGGAAAAGGTCGTGGATTAGCTTTCTTGTGTAATTTTATAGAGAACATTTACTTCACTAAATTAATCAAGGATATTAATATCTCGATTCCTAAAACAGCAATTATAGGTGTTGATGAATACGATAATTTTATTGAGAAAAATAACCTTTACGATAAGATTTACATAGATAAAAATTACAAAAAAGTTAGAAATTTATTTGCGAAAGGCGAACTGTCAGATAAATTAAGACGAAGACTTCGACAATACCTAGAGGAAATGACTTGTCCAATAGCTGTACGATCATCAGGATTGTTTGAAGATTCATTGATGCAGCCATTTGCAGGTGTTTATGCAACTTATTTGCTGCCAAATAATCATCCGGATATTGAGGAGAGATTTCGTCAGTTGGTAACCGCGGTTAAACTTATTTACGCTTCTATTTTTACGCCTGAGGCTCAATCTTATTTTAGTGCGGTAGACTATAAAATTGAAGAAGAAAAAATGGCTGTCATTATTCAGGAGGTCGTTGGGCAAGAAACCAATGGAAGGTATTATCCAAATATCAGTGGTGTTGCGCAATCCTATAATTACTATCCTTTTTCTTATATGAAGCCTGAGGATGGTTTTGCTGTTATTGCCATAGGTCTTGGAAAGTATGTTGTTGGTGGTGAGAAAACGCATCGTTTTTGTCCCGAACATCCAAAATTGCAATTGGCTTCAATTGAAGATCAGATGAAAGATTCGCAAAAGTATTTTTATGGAATCGACATGCATAAAGATGTTTTTGATCTGGTAAAGGATGGGGAAGATGCCATAACCACTAAGTATCAACTTGCAGATGCCGAAAAAGATGGAAATTTATTGCATTGCGCATCTGTTTACGATTATCAGAATGATAGATTGGAGCCAGATTTGAATTTACGCGGACCAAGAGTGGTGAATTTCGCAAATATTCTGAAATACAATCAAGTTCCGGTTGCTCATGCCCTAAGTGTACTTTTAAATATTTTTAAGCAAGCGATGGGTGCTCCTATTGAAATAGAGTTTGCTGTTGATCTTTCAAAAGGAAAAAATAACTTCCCAACTTTCCAGCTGTTGCAGATTAAACCGCTTATTCGTCAGGAAATGAGTATTGATATTGATATGAGCAAGGTTGATAAGAATAAACTTGTTTTACTGGCAAGTAAAGGTATGGGGAATGGAAAGGTTGATCATGTGCGGGATATCGTTTATATGGATATTGATAAATTTGACCGGACTAAAACCGAAGAGATGGCTCTGGAAATTGAAAAATTGAACCAGAAGATGAAAGAACAAGATCGTCAATATGTACTAATTGGTCCTGGACGATGGGGAACAAAAGATAAGTTTACTGGAATTCCTGTATTGTGGTCTCAAATATCCAATGCAAAAGTGATTGTGGAACAAGGTTTAGAGGATTTTCCGTTAGATGCTTCCTTAGGTTCTCATTTCTTTCACAATGTGACTTCGATGAATGTGGGGTATTTTTCGGTGAGAAACAATACCGAACAGAGTTTCGTGAACCTTGATATTCTTAGTAAACAGAAGGTCGTAGAACAAATTCATTACTTTAAACACGTTCGATTTAAAGAACCATTGGAGATTTTAATGGATGGTAAAAAACAAAAAAGTGTAATAAGCTTTAAATAG
- a CDS encoding 2-oxoacid:ferredoxin oxidoreductase subunit beta — protein sequence MTDTILKSFRPEKLTPKDFKSDQEVKWCPGCGDHGVLNSVQKAMAAMDVPKEKFAVISGIGCSSRFPYYMNTYGFHTIHGRAAAIASGVKSANPDLEILQISGDGDALAIGGNHFIHAIRRNIDMTIILFNNEIYGLTKGQYSPTSKQGMVTKTSPFGTIEQPFHPAELALGAQSKFYSRTIDTNIKLTTELILAGSKHKGTSIIEVLQNCVIYNDGAHTLITDKETKDDFQLLLHHGERMIFGKQRNKGLVLGGNGKLIVVTIGEFGIAEQDVLIHDAHNPDPHMAWLLSNMSAPEYPVALGVIRDVSALSYEEKLVQQIKDVQATATIKCMDDLLNSGDTWDVK from the coding sequence ATGACAGATACAATTCTTAAATCATTTAGGCCTGAGAAATTGACTCCAAAAGATTTTAAAAGTGATCAGGAAGTAAAATGGTGTCCCGGATGTGGTGACCATGGAGTGTTAAATTCGGTGCAAAAAGCAATGGCTGCCATGGATGTTCCGAAAGAAAAGTTTGCGGTTATTTCGGGTATCGGGTGTTCATCTCGTTTTCCATATTATATGAATACTTACGGTTTTCATACAATTCATGGTAGAGCTGCAGCTATTGCTTCAGGTGTAAAATCGGCTAATCCCGATCTTGAAATATTACAAATATCAGGAGATGGTGATGCGTTAGCAATTGGAGGTAATCATTTTATCCATGCTATTCGTCGTAATATCGACATGACAATCATTCTTTTTAATAATGAGATTTATGGTCTGACAAAAGGTCAATATTCACCAACATCAAAACAAGGAATGGTAACTAAAACGTCTCCATTCGGAACAATCGAACAACCATTTCATCCTGCTGAATTGGCTTTGGGAGCTCAGTCTAAATTTTATTCAAGAACAATTGATACAAATATTAAGTTGACTACTGAATTAATTTTAGCTGGATCGAAACACAAAGGAACATCTATAATTGAAGTTCTTCAAAATTGTGTAATCTATAATGATGGTGCACATACATTAATCACAGACAAGGAAACGAAGGACGATTTTCAATTGCTTCTGCATCATGGCGAGAGAATGATTTTTGGAAAGCAGAGGAATAAAGGATTGGTTTTAGGTGGTAACGGAAAGCTAATTGTAGTTACGATTGGTGAATTTGGGATTGCTGAACAGGATGTTCTTATTCACGATGCACACAATCCAGACCCTCATATGGCTTGGTTATTATCTAATATGTCGGCACCGGAGTATCCTGTGGCACTAGGTGTAATTAGAGATGTTTCAGCACTTTCTTATGAGGAGAAATTGGTTCAGCAAATTAAAGATGTTCAAGCAACAGCAACAATCAAGTGCATGGATGATTTGCTGAATAGCGGTGATACCTGGGACGTTAAATAA
- a CDS encoding 2-oxoacid:acceptor oxidoreductase subunit alpha: MTQKIKIIEREEVVIRFSGDSGDGMQLTGTQFSDTSALFGNDVATFPDYPAEIRAPQGTVGGVSGFQLHFGHMEVNTPGDFADVLVAMNPAALKANLKWVKASGTIIVNEDSFTAKGIEKAGYDSNPLEDEKLADYNLIKARVTSLTKECLKDSGLDQKSILRSKNMFTLGMVYWMFDRPLDHTEEFLENKFKKYPLVVEGNKMVLRAGYNFAKTIEALPYNFSVAPAKIKKGTYRNITGNKATAWGLIAAAEKAGLELFCGSYPITPATEIFQELAARKDLGVKTFQAEDEIAGICTSIGASFAGCFAVTTTSGPGLALKTEAAGLAVMTELPLVIVNVQRGGPSTGLPTKTEQSDLMQAIHGRSGECPMPVIAASTPSNCFEYAFRAGKIALEHMTPVILLTDGFIANGAEPWRIPKMSDLSPINVPLAKEGDDYQPYARDAEKLNRRWAVPGTKGLEHRIGGLEKMDVTGEVSYVPENHQVMTDIRSERIRRVANYIPDLPVKGNEEADVLVVGWGGTYGHLTTAVRELQKEGKDIALAHFHYIFPLPKNTEEVLKRYKKVIICELNEGQFAEYLRASFQDIKFKQYNKLQGLPFTVIELKERFNQLLEEK, translated from the coding sequence ATGACTCAAAAGATAAAAATCATTGAAAGAGAAGAAGTTGTAATTCGATTTTCCGGAGATTCGGGGGATGGCATGCAACTCACAGGAACGCAATTTTCGGATACGTCCGCATTGTTCGGGAATGATGTTGCTACTTTTCCTGATTATCCAGCTGAGATTAGAGCTCCTCAAGGAACAGTTGGTGGGGTATCCGGTTTTCAATTGCATTTCGGGCACATGGAGGTGAATACTCCTGGTGATTTTGCCGATGTGTTGGTGGCAATGAACCCAGCAGCATTAAAAGCAAATTTAAAATGGGTGAAAGCTAGTGGAACCATCATTGTAAATGAGGATAGTTTTACTGCAAAAGGCATTGAAAAGGCAGGTTATGATTCTAATCCGTTAGAAGATGAAAAGTTGGCAGATTACAATCTGATTAAAGCACGGGTAACTTCACTAACTAAAGAGTGCTTAAAAGATTCTGGATTGGATCAGAAAAGTATTCTTCGCAGCAAGAACATGTTTACTTTGGGTATGGTTTATTGGATGTTTGATCGTCCGTTGGATCATACGGAAGAATTTCTTGAAAATAAATTCAAAAAATATCCATTAGTTGTTGAAGGAAACAAGATGGTGTTGCGGGCAGGATATAATTTTGCAAAAACCATTGAAGCTTTGCCTTATAATTTTAGTGTGGCACCAGCTAAGATCAAGAAAGGAACCTATCGCAATATCACGGGAAATAAAGCAACAGCATGGGGATTAATTGCCGCAGCTGAAAAAGCTGGTTTGGAGTTGTTCTGCGGATCGTATCCAATTACTCCGGCCACCGAGATTTTTCAGGAATTGGCAGCTCGCAAGGATTTAGGAGTGAAAACATTTCAGGCTGAAGATGAAATAGCAGGTATCTGCACATCAATTGGTGCAAGTTTCGCGGGTTGCTTTGCGGTTACCACAACCTCTGGGCCGGGATTGGCTCTTAAGACAGAAGCTGCAGGTTTAGCCGTTATGACTGAATTGCCTTTGGTAATTGTGAATGTTCAGCGTGGTGGTCCGTCAACAGGTTTGCCTACAAAAACAGAGCAATCAGATTTAATGCAGGCAATTCATGGTCGCAGTGGAGAATGTCCAATGCCGGTAATTGCAGCTAGTACGCCATCAAATTGCTTTGAGTATGCTTTTAGAGCCGGTAAAATCGCTTTGGAGCACATGACCCCGGTTATCCTATTAACCGACGGATTTATTGCGAATGGTGCCGAGCCATGGAGAATACCAAAAATGTCCGATCTATCTCCTATTAATGTGCCATTGGCCAAAGAGGGAGACGATTATCAACCATACGCAAGAGATGCTGAAAAACTGAATCGGAGATGGGCTGTGCCTGGCACAAAAGGCTTGGAACATCGTATTGGTGGTTTGGAGAAGATGGATGTAACAGGAGAGGTTTCATATGTACCGGAGAATCACCAGGTGATGACCGACATTCGATCTGAAAGAATTCGACGAGTAGCTAATTATATCCCAGATCTTCCTGTAAAGGGCAATGAGGAAGCTGATGTTTTAGTAGTAGGATGGGGTGGGACATATGGTCACTTAACCACGGCTGTACGAGAACTTCAGAAAGAAGGTAAGGATATTGCATTAGCACATTTTCATTATATTTTTCCACTGCCTAAGAATACTGAAGAGGTTTTAAAGCGTTATAAAAAAGTTATTATTTGTGAATTGAATGAAGGACAATTTGCCGAGTATTTAAGAGCAAGTTTTCAGGATATCAAATTCAAACAGTATAATAAATTACAAGGATTACCTTTTACGGTGATAGAATTAAAAGAGAGGTTTAACCAATTATTGGAGGAGAAATAA
- a CDS encoding DUF6261 family protein, with protein sequence MLERINYARLTNNELYTLIKTILSILTGVDQEALNLKGWFDKLLIPFKKLELSVGMDRGSQFTLLIAQDDDLRDKCFKAFKTYVEACLLRDNDDWNAAGELLWRIINSHGLYLHTESYSKESALLDKLILELETNAKAREAIVLIKGEEWFFEMKNGRDRYKAHWNERREEQANKPASESEEARKDIRISSQNLFQFIDLMFISEGGETWLTLIHNINEEIIKSNTIVKARTTRRENSKEEIIEKQ encoded by the coding sequence ATGCTAGAAAGAATTAATTATGCCCGATTAACTAATAATGAGTTATACACGCTTATTAAAACCATTCTCTCAATTCTAACCGGAGTCGATCAGGAAGCACTAAATTTAAAAGGCTGGTTTGATAAATTACTAATTCCATTCAAAAAGCTTGAGTTGTCGGTAGGAATGGATAGAGGCAGTCAGTTCACCCTACTTATTGCACAAGACGATGATTTGCGCGATAAATGTTTTAAAGCCTTTAAAACCTATGTAGAGGCTTGTTTGCTTCGGGATAATGATGATTGGAATGCTGCAGGAGAATTACTTTGGCGGATTATAAATAGTCATGGTTTGTATCTCCACACTGAGAGCTATTCGAAAGAAAGTGCTTTACTGGATAAGCTTATTCTTGAACTGGAAACGAATGCTAAAGCCCGGGAAGCTATTGTACTGATAAAGGGAGAGGAATGGTTCTTTGAAATGAAAAACGGTAGAGACAGGTATAAAGCGCATTGGAACGAAAGACGCGAAGAGCAAGCCAATAAGCCTGCCAGTGAGAGCGAAGAAGCCAGAAAGGACATCCGAATCAGCAGCCAAAACTTATTTCAGTTTATCGATCTAATGTTTATCTCCGAGGGAGGAGAAACCTGGTTGACTCTAATTCATAATATCAACGAAGAGATTATTAAATCGAATACCATTGTAAAGGCTAGAACTACCCGTCGCGAAAATAGTAAAGAAGAAATTATTGAGAAACAATAG
- a CDS encoding lipid-binding protein: MKTLLYILAVGFIGLTACDDTELEDWDSAVLDYSGTYLYQVSDLDGNLLVDYDNEDKLEFYNTSADVANELWIDDHDKVFELRSKFFFDGDASSFASKSIAFADLTNNEKAIVVPEDKPLKLDTITVVARDYIRAAIVEGKIVKNGATTIGENITDSLYVSIVLYSGTVSFKSEAVPVEYRSNPDKEEFQWVLDDVVYDATKDDSYLISGHRYTGFTEDDY, from the coding sequence ATGAAGACATTATTATATATACTCGCAGTGGGTTTTATTGGATTGACTGCTTGCGATGATACAGAGCTTGAAGATTGGGATAGTGCAGTGCTAGATTATTCCGGGACTTACCTTTATCAAGTCTCAGATCTTGATGGCAATCTTCTTGTTGATTATGACAATGAGGATAAATTGGAATTTTACAATACATCCGCTGATGTTGCCAATGAACTTTGGATTGACGATCATGATAAAGTTTTCGAATTGAGAAGTAAATTCTTTTTTGATGGTGATGCAAGTAGTTTTGCATCTAAATCTATTGCTTTTGCTGATTTAACGAATAATGAAAAAGCAATTGTAGTTCCAGAGGATAAACCTCTTAAATTGGATACTATAACAGTTGTGGCACGTGATTATATTAGAGCTGCAATTGTTGAGGGAAAGATTGTCAAAAATGGAGCCACTACAATTGGTGAGAATATTACTGACAGTTTGTATGTTAGTATTGTATTGTATAGTGGAACCGTTTCTTTTAAAAGTGAAGCAGTTCCTGTAGAGTACAGATCTAATCCTGACAAAGAGGAATTTCAATGGGTTCTTGATGATGTAGTTTATGATGCTACAAAGGACGATTCTTATCTTATTTCAGGTCACCGTTATACAGGTTTCACTGAAGATGATTATTAG
- a CDS encoding BT_2262 family domain-containing protein: MRKNIMLWAIISSLCFFTACDEVDTEGISVEYSFDLTDGADLIVQLGDAYTDPGYKATYDGANVTDKVVVEGIVDPNIVGFYKVKYTYTPPNGAGIPRERQVIVSDKSITTDISGKYTTQDGTHRIRDGARTDYSGIEVEIEQIAPGFFSVSNLIGGYYSDYVGYGARYAAAGYVQLKADNSISVLSSSVLGWGDSLDFLNNAAYTPADNTIYWEAGYAGMVFYVNIKIKEE; encoded by the coding sequence ATGAGGAAAAATATAATGTTATGGGCTATAATTTCGTCTCTATGCTTTTTTACAGCTTGTGATGAAGTTGATACTGAGGGTATCTCGGTAGAGTATAGTTTTGATTTGACAGATGGAGCGGATTTAATAGTTCAGTTAGGTGATGCTTATACTGATCCTGGATATAAGGCAACTTATGATGGAGCTAACGTAACTGATAAAGTTGTAGTAGAAGGAATTGTTGATCCTAATATAGTGGGATTTTATAAAGTTAAGTACACTTATACACCTCCGAATGGAGCAGGTATTCCGCGTGAGCGCCAAGTTATTGTTTCTGATAAGTCGATAACGACTGATATTTCTGGAAAATATACAACTCAGGATGGTACTCATAGAATCCGTGACGGTGCTCGAACAGATTATAGTGGAATTGAAGTTGAAATTGAACAAATTGCACCTGGGTTTTTTAGTGTTTCCAATTTAATTGGGGGATATTATTCTGACTATGTTGGTTATGGTGCTAGATATGCTGCGGCTGGTTATGTTCAGTTAAAAGCGGATAATTCAATATCTGTACTTTCTAGTTCGGTTTTAGGATGGGGTGACTCATTAGATTTTTTGAATAATGCTGCATATACTCCTGCTGATAATACGATTTATTGGGAAGCTGGATATGCTGGTATGGTTTTTTATGTAAATATTAAAATTAAGGAGGAATAA
- a CDS encoding SusD/RagB family nutrient-binding outer membrane lipoprotein: protein MKYKIIAFSLACLSVFGWGCDNYLDINEDPNVLRDIPEAKVVLPAAELNLANQMMGWDFGFGAGFWSEYWTQAYDASQFKFLCEYEPTDFGTAYNDLTAGVLLDCKRMKTVATENNNTGVYYAAEALSIFTWQITTDVWGDIPYFEALKGDEGIVSPKFDEGSAIYADLLARVDALLAVDISEASLPASYDFYFGGDLDQWKLFANSLKLKLMIRLSETSTYNNAALVSFIESAEFIKNNAGISGSTWSDKVEGKRHPMREFEEGEAGYLSGNVIASKNFLDYLEMNTDPRLDVLFEMTGGYHLGAFFGDFASKEDSDGNGDLDEDEDYSQAVFSQNQSLVIMSVWEVNFYIAEVYARAGNNAKAKEYYDLGVQASMKMHINDIDVDLDKDLALALAATLTDDIITTGYATWVDGTIEEGIKQIAMQKWVANANYQHIESFLERNRTKYPAVNTIDIRKDRADAYANFPLGDLTIAIEGRGRTNAKLPASPIYPDAIMTRNENAPAQKEDLLEKVWWNLKSGL from the coding sequence ATGAAATATAAAATTATAGCATTTTCACTTGCCTGTTTGTCTGTATTTGGCTGGGGCTGTGATAATTATTTAGATATAAATGAGGATCCAAACGTATTACGAGATATTCCGGAAGCAAAGGTAGTTTTGCCTGCTGCTGAATTAAATTTGGCTAATCAAATGATGGGTTGGGATTTTGGTTTTGGAGCCGGTTTTTGGTCTGAATACTGGACTCAAGCTTATGATGCATCTCAATTCAAATTTTTATGCGAATATGAGCCAACTGATTTTGGTACAGCATATAATGATTTAACTGCTGGTGTTCTTTTAGATTGTAAAAGAATGAAAACTGTTGCAACGGAAAATAATAATACGGGTGTATATTATGCTGCCGAAGCTCTGTCAATATTCACATGGCAAATTACGACCGATGTGTGGGGAGATATTCCTTATTTTGAAGCTCTAAAAGGAGATGAAGGAATTGTATCACCAAAATTTGACGAAGGGAGTGCTATTTATGCAGATTTACTTGCAAGAGTTGATGCATTGCTAGCTGTGGATATTTCTGAAGCTTCTTTGCCTGCGTCTTATGATTTTTATTTTGGTGGTGATTTAGATCAGTGGAAACTTTTTGCAAACTCGCTTAAGTTGAAATTGATGATTCGTCTTTCTGAAACTTCAACTTATAATAATGCTGCTCTTGTTTCTTTTATCGAATCAGCTGAGTTTATTAAGAACAATGCTGGAATCAGCGGTTCTACATGGTCTGATAAAGTAGAAGGTAAACGTCACCCTATGAGAGAGTTTGAAGAAGGTGAAGCTGGTTATTTAAGTGGGAACGTGATTGCCTCTAAAAACTTTTTGGATTATCTTGAAATGAATACTGATCCTCGTCTTGATGTTCTTTTCGAAATGACTGGTGGTTATCATCTGGGTGCCTTTTTTGGTGATTTTGCCTCTAAAGAAGATTCTGATGGGAATGGTGATCTTGATGAAGATGAAGATTACAGTCAAGCTGTATTCTCTCAAAATCAAAGTCTTGTAATCATGTCTGTCTGGGAAGTTAATTTCTATATCGCTGAAGTTTATGCTCGTGCTGGTAACAATGCTAAGGCTAAAGAGTATTATGATCTTGGGGTTCAGGCTTCTATGAAAATGCACATTAATGATATAGATGTAGATTTAGATAAGGATTTAGCTTTGGCTTTAGCTGCTACTTTAACTGATGATATCATTACGACAGGTTATGCAACTTGGGTTGATGGTACAATAGAAGAAGGAATTAAGCAAATTGCAATGCAGAAATGGGTTGCGAATGCGAACTATCAGCATATTGAGTCATTTTTAGAGAGAAACAGAACCAAGTATCCAGCTGTTAACACGATCGATATTCGTAAAGACCGTGCTGATGCTTATGCTAATTTTCCTCTGGGAGATTTAACTATTGCCATTGAAGGTAGAGGTAGAACAAATGCAAAATTGCCTGCTTCTCCTATTTATCCTGATGCCATAATGACTCGTAATGAAAATGCTCCTGCACAAAAGGAGGATCTTTTAGAGAAAGTTTGGTGGAATCTGAAATCTGGATTGTAA